From one Streptomyces chromofuscus genomic stretch:
- a CDS encoding lipase family alpha/beta hydrolase yields MLPWKRVLRPVVALLLTAAIATLPAATTANAATAAPSGGGWNDYSCKPSAAHPRPVVLVHGTFGNSVDNWLGLAPYLTKRGYCVFSLDYGQLAGVPFFHGLGPIEKSAEQLDAFVDEVLAATGAAEADLVGHSQGGMMPRHYLKFLGGAAEVNALVGIAPDNHGTTLSGLTRLLPYFPGAEDLLSAATPALADQIAGSAFLTKLNAGGDTVPGVRYTVIATKYDQVVTPYRSQYLDGPDVRNVLLQDLCPVDLSEHLAIGLFDRIAFHEVANALDPARARPTTCASAFS; encoded by the coding sequence ATGCTGCCCTGGAAACGAGTGCTCAGACCCGTCGTCGCGCTGCTGCTGACCGCCGCGATCGCCACCCTCCCCGCCGCCACCACCGCCAACGCCGCCACCGCCGCCCCCAGCGGGGGAGGCTGGAACGACTACTCCTGCAAGCCGTCCGCCGCTCATCCCCGCCCCGTCGTCCTTGTGCACGGCACGTTCGGCAACTCCGTCGACAACTGGCTGGGACTCGCCCCGTACCTGACGAAGCGCGGCTACTGCGTCTTCTCCCTCGACTACGGCCAGTTGGCCGGTGTCCCGTTCTTCCACGGGCTCGGCCCGATCGAGAAGTCGGCCGAACAGCTCGACGCGTTCGTCGACGAGGTCCTCGCCGCGACCGGCGCCGCCGAGGCCGACCTCGTCGGGCACTCGCAGGGCGGCATGATGCCCCGTCACTACCTCAAGTTCCTCGGCGGGGCGGCCGAGGTGAACGCCCTCGTCGGCATCGCCCCCGACAACCACGGCACGACCCTGTCCGGCCTCACCCGTCTGCTGCCGTACTTCCCGGGCGCCGAGGACCTGCTCTCCGCCGCCACCCCTGCCCTCGCCGACCAGATCGCCGGCTCCGCCTTCCTCACCAAGCTCAACGCGGGCGGCGACACCGTGCCAGGCGTGCGCTACACGGTCATCGCCACCAAGTACGACCAAGTGGTCACGCCGTACCGCAGCCAGTACCTGGACGGACCCGACGTGCGCAACGTGCTGCTCCAGGACCTGTGCCCGGTCGACCTCTCCGAGCACCTGGCGATCGGGCTGTTCGACCGGATCGCGTTCCACGAGGTGGCCAACGCCCTCGACCCGGCGCGGGCCCGGCCGACCACCTGCGCGTCGGCGTTCAGCTGA
- a CDS encoding DNA polymerase Y family protein, protein MTILCVRFQLPPMHEAALPRLLGLLEEFTPVVEALPPDGALADLRGAERYFGRSAVELASVIRVRALAHHGVDCVIGAGPGPMLARVALRYAEPGVTRVVPEEPDAIAEFLADKPVAVLPGVGTATARTLCEYGLDTLGRVAGAPLSTLQRLIGAKAGRELHEKANGIDRGRVVPNAVSRSLAAERPFPRDELDPERHRRALLSATEELGSRLRAVEKVCGALTLTVRYADRSSTTRTRTLQEPTAHSPALTRAAYGMYEALGLQRARVRAVALRAEGLTPAGQATHQLTFDPVDDKVRRIEEVADRARAKFGPRAVIPGSLAA, encoded by the coding sequence ATGACCATTCTCTGCGTACGTTTCCAGCTGCCGCCGATGCACGAGGCGGCCCTGCCCCGGCTGCTGGGGTTGCTGGAGGAGTTCACGCCGGTGGTCGAGGCGTTGCCGCCGGACGGGGCGCTGGCCGATCTGCGGGGCGCCGAGCGGTACTTCGGGCGCAGTGCCGTGGAGCTGGCCTCGGTGATCCGGGTGCGGGCGCTCGCCCACCACGGGGTCGACTGCGTGATCGGCGCGGGGCCCGGCCCGATGCTGGCCCGCGTGGCGCTGCGGTACGCCGAACCCGGGGTGACCCGCGTGGTGCCCGAGGAGCCGGACGCCATCGCCGAGTTCCTCGCCGACAAGCCCGTCGCCGTGCTGCCCGGCGTCGGAACGGCCACCGCCCGGACGCTGTGCGAGTACGGCCTCGACACCCTCGGCCGGGTCGCCGGCGCGCCGCTGTCCACACTCCAGCGGCTGATCGGCGCGAAGGCGGGCCGTGAGCTGCACGAGAAGGCCAACGGCATCGACCGCGGCCGGGTGGTCCCGAACGCCGTGTCGCGTTCGCTGGCCGCCGAACGGCCCTTCCCGCGCGACGAGCTGGACCCCGAGCGGCACCGCCGCGCGCTGCTCTCGGCCACCGAGGAACTGGGCAGCCGACTGCGTGCCGTGGAGAAGGTCTGCGGAGCCCTGACCCTCACCGTCCGCTACGCCGACCGCTCCTCGACCACCCGCACCCGCACCCTTCAGGAACCGACCGCGCACTCACCGGCGTTGACGCGCGCGGCGTACGGGATGTACGAAGCGCTCGGCCTCCAGCGCGCCCGGGTCCGGGCGGTCGCCCTGCGCGCGGAGGGGCTCACGCCCGCCGGGCAGGCCACCCACCAGCTGACCTTCGACCCCGTGGACGACAAGGTCCGCCGGATCGAGGAGGTCGCGGACCGCGCGCGGGCCAAGTTCGGGCCACGGGCGGTGATTCCGGGGTCGTTGGCGGCGTAG